A single genomic interval of Antarcticibacterium arcticum harbors:
- a CDS encoding mechanosensitive ion channel family protein: MQGEVKEFIQEDIWGNILEFFRITLISFDSGDNPIKITVGLVLLVVTTFFITNIVLRGIRILFTRRLEENDKLKFISVFKFLRYLVYLIVIILTLSSAGIDITILLTASAALFVGLGLALQELFQDVIGGVFIITDKTLLVGDIIEMDGRVGRVIDIKLRTTRVLTRDDKVMIIPNHKFISDVILNYTQNHKTTRESVKVGVAYGSDTQRVKAILLECAKEQTGLVKKPDPFVTFDDFADSALVFSLHFFVSDSFVDPKIKSELRFKIDDKFRLNNITIPFPQRDVHMFYPNTNPNESKNEEKL, encoded by the coding sequence ATGCAGGGAGAGGTAAAAGAATTTATACAAGAAGACATATGGGGCAATATTCTGGAATTTTTCCGGATTACCCTCATAAGTTTTGATAGCGGCGATAATCCAATTAAAATTACCGTTGGCCTGGTATTGTTGGTGGTCACTACTTTTTTTATTACCAATATAGTTCTTCGTGGTATTAGAATTTTGTTTACCCGCAGACTGGAGGAAAATGATAAACTAAAATTTATAAGTGTCTTCAAATTCCTGAGATATCTTGTTTATTTAATCGTGATCATTCTCACCTTAAGCTCTGCAGGTATAGATATTACAATACTTTTAACAGCCTCGGCGGCGCTTTTTGTTGGTTTAGGTTTAGCTTTACAGGAACTTTTTCAGGATGTAATTGGCGGGGTTTTTATTATTACAGATAAAACGCTACTGGTTGGAGATATCATTGAAATGGATGGCAGAGTTGGCCGGGTGATAGATATTAAATTAAGGACCACACGTGTACTTACACGGGATGATAAGGTGATGATCATTCCCAATCATAAGTTTATAAGCGATGTGATCCTTAACTATACTCAAAATCATAAAACCACCAGGGAATCAGTGAAAGTAGGTGTAGCTTACGGGAGTGACACGCAAAGGGTGAAAGCTATCTTGCTGGAATGTGCAAAAGAACAAACCGGTTTGGTGAAAAAGCCCGATCCTTTTGTAACCTTTGATGATTTTGCCGATTCGGCGCTGGTGTTCAGTTTACATTTTTTTGTAAGTGACAGCTTTGTAGATCCAAAGATAAAAAGCGAATTACGATTTAAAATTGACGATAAATTTAGATTGAATAATATTACAATACCCTTTCCCCAAAGAGATGTGCATATGTTTTATCCTAATACTAACCCTAACGAATCAAAAAATGAAGAAAAGTTGTAA
- a CDS encoding phosphatase PAP2 family protein, producing the protein MLQQLNDLDRELFLYLNNLGSARWDTFWLLVTDKWTAIPIYALLLFLIFKKFGIKGMLITAVLVAVLITATDQLANLFKHAFERPRPCRQEGVMEYSRYIAERCGRFGYFSAHASNSTGVAVFLGIIFRRYHSRLIWLLLLWALVVSYSRIYLGVHYPGDILTGMFIGAVLGYLAALFHRYLMPRFRVPVS; encoded by the coding sequence ATGCTGCAGCAACTCAATGACCTGGACAGGGAATTGTTCCTTTACCTTAATAACCTGGGAAGCGCCCGCTGGGATACCTTCTGGCTTCTGGTTACAGATAAATGGACGGCTATTCCCATTTATGCCCTGTTGCTGTTTCTCATCTTTAAAAAATTCGGGATAAAGGGAATGCTCATAACCGCCGTTCTGGTCGCTGTACTTATTACCGCTACAGATCAGCTAGCCAATTTATTTAAGCATGCTTTTGAACGCCCAAGACCCTGCAGGCAGGAAGGAGTAATGGAGTATTCAAGATATATTGCAGAGCGTTGCGGGAGGTTCGGGTATTTTTCTGCCCACGCTTCAAATTCCACGGGGGTTGCAGTATTCCTGGGCATTATTTTCCGCAGGTACCATTCCAGGCTTATCTGGTTACTGCTCCTTTGGGCGTTGGTAGTATCTTACAGCAGGATCTATCTGGGCGTACATTATCCGGGAGATATTCTTACCGGAATGTTTATAGGAGCTGTTTTAGGATATCTGGCAGCCCTTTTTCACCGCTATTTAATGCCAAGGTTCAGGGTGCCTGTTTCGTAA
- a CDS encoding MATE family efflux transporter: MQLSAYTTEFRTNLHIAFPVMLGQLGHVMVGFVDNLMVGQLGAAPLAAISLGNSLVFIALSLGIGFSFAITPLIAEADGSGDLEKGRSYFHHGVILCTVTGIVLFLMLLLAKPILYHLDQPPEVVDLAIPYLEIVAFSMIPLMVFQAYKQFADGLSQTKYSMYATLIANVVNIVFNYLLIYGIWIFPRLELEGAGWGTLISRFFMVWFIWEILRRKDKFRAYFVWSKKELLKSTIFKRLLALGFPTALQMFFEVAIFTGTIILAGTLGTNAQAANQIALNLASMTFMIAVGLGVTATIRVGNQKGLKNYTNLRRIAYSTFLLVFLIEAVFAIGFILLKDWMPTIYIDDVEVIVLAAQLLIIAALFQLSDGLQVVILGALRGLQDVKIPTLICFIAYWLIGFPISIYFGREEHLGSMGIWLGLLAGLSAAAALLHYRFNYLSKKLILKEKNVVVEPVA, translated from the coding sequence GTGCAACTTTCGGCCTATACAACGGAATTCAGAACCAATCTTCACATCGCTTTTCCGGTCATGCTGGGGCAGCTGGGGCATGTGATGGTAGGGTTTGTAGACAATCTTATGGTGGGCCAACTGGGGGCAGCGCCACTCGCTGCGATCTCCCTTGGGAACAGCCTGGTTTTTATTGCACTTTCCCTGGGCATAGGTTTTTCATTTGCGATCACTCCTTTAATAGCCGAAGCAGATGGTTCCGGCGATCTGGAAAAAGGTCGTAGTTATTTTCATCATGGCGTGATCCTGTGCACTGTAACAGGAATAGTCCTGTTTCTTATGCTCCTGCTGGCAAAGCCTATCCTGTATCATCTGGATCAACCTCCCGAAGTAGTAGACCTTGCGATTCCATACCTTGAAATTGTAGCCTTCTCTATGATCCCGTTGATGGTATTTCAGGCTTATAAGCAGTTTGCCGATGGTTTATCTCAAACAAAATATTCCATGTACGCCACCCTTATTGCCAATGTGGTGAACATAGTTTTCAATTACTTACTTATATACGGGATCTGGATCTTCCCTCGTCTGGAACTGGAAGGAGCGGGCTGGGGCACGTTGATCTCCCGCTTTTTTATGGTTTGGTTTATCTGGGAGATCCTGCGAAGAAAGGATAAGTTTCGGGCTTATTTTGTGTGGAGCAAAAAGGAACTTCTCAAATCGACGATTTTTAAAAGATTGCTTGCCCTGGGATTCCCAACGGCTTTACAAATGTTCTTTGAGGTTGCCATTTTTACAGGAACTATTATACTTGCAGGAACCCTGGGTACCAATGCGCAGGCAGCAAACCAGATAGCGCTCAACCTGGCATCTATGACCTTTATGATCGCCGTAGGCCTTGGGGTGACGGCTACTATTAGAGTGGGAAATCAAAAAGGTTTAAAGAATTACACCAACTTGCGCAGGATTGCATATTCCACTTTCCTGCTTGTGTTTTTAATAGAAGCCGTATTTGCTATTGGATTTATCCTGTTGAAAGATTGGATGCCTACTATATATATAGATGATGTTGAGGTGATTGTTCTGGCGGCACAACTGCTTATAATAGCGGCACTGTTCCAGTTAAGTGACGGCCTTCAGGTGGTTATTCTGGGTGCCTTAAGAGGCCTGCAGGATGTAAAGATCCCCACGTTGATCTGTTTCATTGCCTATTGGCTCATAGGATTTCCAATTTCCATTTATTTTGGCAGGGAAGAACACCTGGGCAGCATGGGGATATGGCTTGGATTGCTGGCAGGTTTAAGTGCCGCGGCGGCATTACTGCATTACAGGTTTAATTACCTTAGTAAAAAGTTAATACTTAAAGAAAAAAATGTAGTTGTTGAACCGGTCGCATAA
- a CDS encoding M20/M25/M40 family metallo-hydrolase yields MKHIVLIGLTLLIGQNAISQVIEREQKDSLEIRKIYDMALLNGRAYNWLDHLSTQIGPRLSGSYNAQRAVEYTKKELEQLGLDKVWLQPVMVPKWVRGAKETAYVETTPGTKRDLKITALGGSIASPAGGTKAEFIEVQGIEDLARYGEENIKGKIVFYNRPMQANLINTFEAYGGCVDQRYSGAAEAAKYGAVGVIVRSMNLRLDDFPHTGTMSYGELPVSQRIPAAAISTNDAEYLSGILKMQKDSKLYFKVNSSQLPDVESFNVIGEITGIQFPDEIIVVGGHLDSWDLGDGSHDDGAGVVQSMEVLRLFKELGLKPKRTIRVVLFMNEENGLRGGNKYAEIAKKNNENHLFALESDAGGFTPRGFSFDATNTQFAQIESWKKLFGPYLIHQFDRGGSGADIGPLKNGTTVLAGLRPDSQRYFDHHHSDNDTFEHINKRELELGAATMTSLIYLVDKYGFGEISKERETKM; encoded by the coding sequence ATGAAACATATAGTATTGATAGGGCTCACCCTTTTAATTGGTCAAAACGCCATTTCCCAGGTAATTGAAAGGGAACAAAAGGATTCACTGGAGATTAGGAAGATTTATGATATGGCATTGTTAAACGGCCGGGCATATAATTGGCTCGACCATTTGTCTACCCAAATTGGCCCAAGATTATCAGGTTCCTATAATGCGCAACGCGCGGTAGAGTATACCAAAAAGGAACTGGAGCAATTAGGATTGGATAAGGTTTGGTTGCAACCGGTTATGGTGCCAAAGTGGGTGAGAGGTGCAAAGGAAACGGCTTATGTAGAAACTACGCCCGGAACCAAAAGGGATCTTAAAATAACCGCTTTGGGCGGGTCTATAGCCTCACCCGCAGGTGGTACAAAAGCTGAATTTATTGAAGTGCAGGGAATAGAGGACCTCGCCCGGTATGGAGAAGAAAACATCAAAGGGAAGATCGTTTTTTATAACCGGCCAATGCAGGCTAATCTCATCAATACATTTGAGGCTTATGGAGGATGTGTTGACCAGCGTTATTCGGGAGCGGCCGAAGCGGCAAAATATGGAGCAGTGGGAGTGATAGTTCGCTCCATGAACCTGAGGCTGGATGATTTCCCGCATACCGGCACTATGAGCTATGGAGAACTGCCGGTGTCTCAAAGAATCCCGGCAGCGGCAATAAGCACCAATGATGCCGAATATTTAAGCGGAATCTTAAAGATGCAGAAAGATTCAAAACTATATTTCAAGGTAAACAGCAGTCAGTTGCCAGATGTTGAATCCTTTAATGTAATTGGTGAAATAACCGGTATCCAATTTCCAGATGAGATCATTGTAGTAGGTGGGCATCTTGATTCCTGGGACCTTGGTGACGGTTCTCATGATGATGGGGCAGGAGTGGTGCAATCTATGGAAGTGCTCAGGTTATTTAAGGAACTGGGGTTAAAACCCAAAAGAACTATAAGGGTGGTATTGTTCATGAATGAGGAAAATGGACTACGGGGCGGAAATAAATATGCCGAAATTGCCAAAAAGAACAATGAAAATCACCTTTTTGCACTGGAAAGTGATGCGGGAGGATTTACCCCACGCGGATTCTCTTTTGACGCTACAAATACCCAGTTTGCACAAATTGAGAGCTGGAAAAAATTGTTTGGTCCGTACCTTATCCATCAGTTTGACCGTGGGGGAAGTGGAGCCGATATTGGACCTCTAAAAAATGGAACTACCGTTCTTGCCGGTTTGCGGCCAGATTCCCAACGGTATTTTGATCACCACCATTCAGACAATGACACCTTCGAGCATATCAATAAAAGAGAACTGGAATTGGGCGCGGCGACTATGACCTCTTTGATCTATCTCGTAGATAAATATGGATTTGGGGAAATTTCTAAAGAGAGGGAAACGAAAATGTAA
- a CDS encoding ABC transporter permease yields MRNLKLIIKREYTARVRNKTFIIMTFLSPLILVGMFFLIAYLSMLNNSEEKIIAINDQSGVFEGEFQNTEDITYMNLSFVTLDQAKELVKEKNYHGLLYIPEIDNNARLAGSIEFFGKETPGFGTLQQMERIITEKLTTRELIARGVDVSQIESAETKVNIQIQNFEGQRTSRMSGYIKMIFGGAAGYLLMMFIIIYGNMVMRSVIEEKTNRIIEIIVSSVKPIQLMLGKILGTSLAGITQFTIWVVLGTVLMFIASTLTGLDMVAPSAEASRGIEDMASNEMQQLLTDIYNLPMFTLIIAFLIYFIGGYFLYSAIYAAIGAAVDSETDTQQFMFPIILPLMLGIYVGFFSVIENPHGTVSTIFSMIPLTSPIVMLMRIPFGVPWWELVISVLLLIITNGLVLWLAAKIYRVGILMYGKKPTYKELYKWLKY; encoded by the coding sequence ATGCGTAATTTAAAACTCATCATTAAACGGGAATACACGGCAAGGGTAAGAAATAAGACCTTTATTATAATGACATTTCTTAGCCCGCTTATTCTTGTGGGAATGTTTTTTTTGATCGCATACCTGAGCATGCTTAATAACAGCGAAGAAAAAATTATTGCTATTAATGATCAAAGTGGGGTGTTTGAAGGCGAATTTCAAAATACCGAAGATATCACCTATATGAACCTTTCTTTTGTGACCCTGGACCAGGCAAAGGAACTGGTTAAAGAAAAGAACTATCACGGCTTGTTATATATACCGGAAATTGATAATAATGCCCGGCTTGCCGGTTCTATAGAGTTCTTTGGAAAAGAGACGCCTGGATTTGGTACCCTGCAGCAAATGGAGCGCATTATTACTGAAAAACTCACCACCCGGGAGCTTATTGCCAGGGGAGTGGATGTGTCTCAAATAGAATCAGCCGAAACAAAAGTCAATATCCAGATCCAAAATTTTGAAGGCCAGCGCACCTCCAGAATGTCGGGATATATAAAAATGATCTTTGGAGGGGCCGCCGGTTATTTGCTCATGATGTTCATTATTATCTATGGGAATATGGTAATGCGCAGTGTAATAGAAGAAAAAACCAACCGTATTATTGAGATCATAGTTTCATCGGTCAAACCAATCCAATTGATGCTTGGGAAGATCCTGGGTACTTCCCTCGCAGGTATCACGCAATTCACAATTTGGGTAGTATTGGGTACCGTATTGATGTTTATCGCCTCTACCTTAACAGGGCTTGATATGGTTGCACCTTCTGCAGAAGCCAGCAGGGGAATTGAAGATATGGCAAGTAATGAGATGCAGCAATTGCTTACAGATATTTATAACCTGCCTATGTTTACCCTTATAATCGCGTTTCTCATTTATTTTATTGGAGGTTACTTTTTGTATTCGGCAATTTATGCGGCTATTGGAGCCGCGGTAGATTCTGAAACCGATACCCAGCAATTCATGTTCCCCATTATTCTGCCTTTAATGCTTGGGATCTATGTAGGTTTCTTTTCGGTAATTGAAAATCCGCATGGAACGGTATCCACCATTTTTTCAATGATCCCTTTAACTTCTCCTATTGTTATGCTAATGCGTATTCCGTTTGGGGTGCCCTGGTGGGAATTAGTGATATCTGTATTGTTATTGATCATTACCAATGGGCTGGTACTTTGGCTGGCAGCTAAAATATACAGGGTAGGAATACTTATGTATGGGAAGAAACCCACTTACAAGGAATTATATAAATGGCTTAAATATTAA
- a CDS encoding DUF6268 family outer membrane beta-barrel protein — protein MKKSCNWFLMLLIAGITGVAQGQTTDLARIEYTYFPQKDSDNSFRRFRSFINFPIKLNENGAYLVPGIEYRNTNLKYNDPAIFDTNELDRFQSFSGSLGYTFKMNEIWRFGAEAGLRVASNFETGEMINDDVIYTGAVYFIKTTEDERYIDPVRLILGLSYSTTSGIPFPLPVINYYKRFSPDWSYTLGIPKSNLKYFINEKNVLQGFVTLDGFFANIQNNFYTTPNSPSSNMRMAENISMTIVLAGLGYEYNFTDNLSLYLYAGHTLVNDIRLRDGNLDKVYTINETNSFYGRTGLKFSIL, from the coding sequence ATGAAGAAAAGTTGTAATTGGTTTTTAATGCTGCTAATAGCAGGAATTACAGGGGTGGCCCAGGGCCAGACTACAGACCTTGCAAGAATAGAATATACGTATTTTCCCCAAAAAGATTCAGATAATTCTTTCAGAAGGTTCCGCAGTTTTATAAATTTTCCCATTAAACTGAATGAAAATGGAGCTTACCTGGTGCCTGGTATTGAATACCGCAATACCAACTTAAAATACAATGATCCTGCAATTTTTGATACCAATGAACTGGACCGTTTTCAGTCATTTTCAGGAAGCCTGGGCTATACCTTTAAAATGAACGAGATTTGGCGTTTTGGGGCAGAAGCAGGATTGAGGGTAGCGTCCAATTTTGAAACCGGTGAAATGATCAATGATGACGTGATCTATACCGGCGCGGTTTATTTTATCAAGACTACTGAAGATGAAAGGTATATTGACCCCGTTCGCCTTATCCTTGGGTTATCGTATTCCACGACTTCGGGTATTCCATTTCCCTTGCCGGTTATCAATTACTACAAAAGGTTTAGTCCGGACTGGTCCTACACCCTGGGAATCCCTAAATCCAATTTAAAATATTTTATCAACGAGAAGAATGTATTGCAGGGATTTGTTACTCTGGACGGTTTCTTTGCCAATATCCAGAATAACTTTTATACGACACCAAATTCCCCTTCTTCCAACATGCGTATGGCCGAGAATATTTCAATGACCATTGTATTGGCGGGGTTGGGGTATGAATATAATTTTACAGATAATCTCTCTCTATACCTGTACGCAGGGCATACGCTTGTAAATGATATTCGTCTACGTGACGGAAACCTGGATAAGGTGTATACAATAAATGAAACCAATTCTTTTTATGGCCGTACCGGCTTAAAATTTAGTATATTATAA
- a CDS encoding PPK2 family polyphosphate kinase has protein sequence MKNIDLSSLKVTSKINIRETPTRLDLQATSQEIKKDLKKVRNETAEWQDILYAHGKYAVLVCLQGMDTSGKDSLIREVFKGFNSRGVVVHSFKVPTALELKHDYLWRHYLALPSRGKFGVFNRSHYENVLVTRVHPEYILGENLPQINSIEDIDENFWEKRFEEIRNFEQHLADNGTIIFKFFLNLSKEEQRQRLLRRLDKDIKNWKFSPGDLKERKLWDKYRDYYEDAINRTSTKGAPWYVIPADDKSTARYLVAKILHDELLKYNDVKEPALSEEIYQNLDAYREQLKKEH, from the coding sequence ATGAAAAATATAGACCTATCTTCCCTTAAAGTGACCTCGAAAATTAATATTCGCGAAACACCCACCCGGCTGGATCTTCAAGCCACCTCCCAGGAGATTAAAAAAGATCTTAAAAAGGTAAGGAATGAAACTGCAGAGTGGCAGGATATTCTTTATGCCCATGGCAAATATGCCGTGCTGGTTTGCCTGCAGGGGATGGATACTTCAGGAAAAGATAGTTTAATCAGGGAAGTTTTTAAAGGGTTCAATTCCCGTGGCGTGGTTGTTCACAGTTTTAAGGTGCCCACAGCCCTGGAATTGAAACACGATTATCTATGGCGGCATTACCTGGCCCTACCTTCCCGCGGAAAATTTGGAGTGTTTAATAGATCACATTATGAAAACGTACTTGTTACAAGGGTACATCCTGAGTATATTCTGGGTGAAAATTTACCCCAAATAAATAGTATTGAAGATATTGATGAAAACTTCTGGGAGAAAAGGTTTGAGGAAATCAGAAATTTTGAACAGCATTTAGCCGATAATGGTACCATAATCTTTAAATTTTTTCTGAATCTGTCTAAAGAAGAACAGCGTCAAAGGCTTTTGAGAAGACTGGATAAGGATATTAAGAACTGGAAATTTTCACCCGGTGACCTTAAAGAACGAAAACTATGGGATAAATACCGCGACTATTATGAAGATGCCATCAACCGGACTTCTACCAAAGGTGCACCCTGGTATGTGATCCCTGCCGATGATAAATCTACCGCCAGGTATCTGGTTGCAAAGATCCTGCATGATGAACTTTTAAAATATAATGATGTGAAGGAACCAGCACTTTCCGAAGAAATTTATCAGAATCTAGATGCATACAGGGAGCAGTTAAAAAAAGAACATTAA
- a CDS encoding sigma-54-dependent transcriptional regulator, giving the protein MAKILIIEDEPAIRRVLTKILSEENSNYLVEEAEDGLAGTEKIKEEDFDLVLCDIKMPKMDGIEVLEAIKKIKPEIPVVMISGHGELDTAVNAMRLGAFDYISKPPDLNRLLNTVRNALDRKELVVENSRLKKKIGKNYEMVGNSPEISRIKEIIEKVAPTDARVLITGPNGTGKELVAHWLHQKSQRSSGPMVEVNCAAIPSELIESELFGHVKGAFTSANKDRAGKFEAANGGTIFLDEIGDMSLSAQAKVLRALQENKISRVGSDKDIKVDVRVIAATNKDLKKEIEDKKFREDLFHRLAVILIQVPALNDRREDIPVLVNFFNDKVTEEQGINKKEFTPQALELLKQYDWTGNIRELRNVVERLIILGGNQVTEDDVKLFASKQ; this is encoded by the coding sequence ATGGCAAAGATCCTTATTATAGAAGATGAACCTGCAATAAGACGGGTATTGACCAAAATTCTTTCTGAAGAGAACAGTAATTACCTCGTTGAAGAGGCTGAAGATGGCCTGGCCGGAACCGAAAAAATAAAGGAAGAAGATTTTGACCTTGTCCTGTGTGATATTAAAATGCCGAAAATGGACGGGATAGAAGTCCTTGAAGCTATAAAAAAAATAAAACCAGAGATCCCGGTGGTAATGATCTCCGGTCACGGGGAGCTTGATACCGCGGTAAACGCGATGAGACTCGGGGCTTTTGATTATATTTCCAAACCGCCGGACCTTAATCGCCTGCTTAATACGGTGCGCAATGCCCTGGATCGTAAAGAACTTGTGGTTGAGAATTCCCGGTTAAAGAAAAAGATTGGGAAAAACTATGAAATGGTTGGGAATTCACCCGAGATTTCACGCATCAAAGAGATCATAGAAAAAGTAGCTCCTACAGATGCCCGGGTCTTGATCACCGGCCCTAATGGAACCGGAAAAGAACTGGTTGCACATTGGCTGCATCAAAAGAGTCAAAGGTCAAGCGGACCCATGGTTGAGGTGAATTGCGCCGCCATTCCATCTGAACTTATAGAAAGTGAATTATTTGGGCACGTTAAAGGTGCCTTTACTTCGGCCAATAAAGACAGGGCGGGAAAATTTGAAGCGGCCAATGGTGGTACTATCTTTCTGGATGAAATAGGTGATATGAGCCTTTCGGCCCAGGCTAAGGTTTTACGGGCGTTGCAGGAAAACAAGATATCCCGGGTTGGAAGTGATAAAGATATAAAAGTTGATGTACGGGTAATTGCTGCGACCAATAAAGATCTTAAAAAAGAGATAGAAGACAAGAAATTCAGGGAAGATCTTTTTCACCGCCTTGCGGTGATCCTAATTCAGGTTCCGGCGTTGAATGATCGACGTGAAGATATACCAGTACTGGTAAATTTCTTTAATGATAAAGTAACCGAGGAGCAGGGAATAAATAAGAAGGAATTCACCCCACAGGCGCTCGAATTACTAAAGCAATACGACTGGACAGGAAATATAAGGGAATTGCGCAATGTGGTAGAACGGCTTATTATACTAGGCGGAAACCAGGTTACGGAGGATGATGTAAAACTCTTTGCAAGTAAACAGTAA
- a CDS encoding ArnT family glycosyltransferase, whose product MELLRSTYRKYPEILLLFLGSLVFLTHLDALFVNIMEARNFITAREMLIDDNWIFTTMNELPRYQKPPLPTWLTAISAQIFGIKNVFSYRLPAAMASLFIILMFFKIQLLAGIQKKLAFGSSIILMNSFYVFFAGREGQWDIFTHSFIIGCCYFFFKLFAFPENRLRNALIAALLLGASLLSKGPVSLYALFLPFLNSFFLVFKFGPFPGKWKYLLIFSITGLIAGSWWSILIHYYDAEEIARVAALESGRWFNYNIRPFWYYWSFFTQSGIWTIPAFMGLWYWYLKSRVSNLKAYKFFLFWTLISLLLLSIIPEKKSRYLLPVLIPLASTTGFYVEYAIKNFRNNFTKWERIPVYLNFIILTLISLAAPILLYRFMGELNAAYFGLSIALISLGAGFVYGMAKRKIGLLFSLQAAMMILIISLGSPLLRSIDPSHNTPNVADLRSFASEENLKLYDYNNLMPELIWHYGSSIPNLEKTPGVPPENKFILLVETEAFPSWKSEFEGFEAKKWGVLDLNPTYETGKNKRLIREIYILTKQAP is encoded by the coding sequence TTGGAGCTTTTAAGATCTACTTACCGGAAATATCCTGAAATACTACTGCTATTCCTGGGCAGCCTGGTTTTTTTGACCCATCTGGATGCTCTTTTCGTGAATATCATGGAAGCCCGGAATTTTATCACGGCCCGGGAAATGTTGATCGATGATAACTGGATCTTCACAACGATGAACGAGTTGCCGCGTTATCAAAAACCCCCGCTTCCCACCTGGCTTACTGCAATTTCTGCTCAAATATTCGGGATAAAAAATGTTTTTAGTTACAGGTTACCGGCTGCCATGGCTTCTTTGTTCATTATATTAATGTTTTTCAAGATCCAGTTGCTGGCAGGAATTCAAAAGAAACTGGCTTTTGGATCTTCTATTATTCTAATGAATTCTTTTTATGTATTCTTTGCAGGGAGAGAAGGTCAATGGGATATATTTACCCATAGTTTTATAATTGGCTGTTGTTATTTTTTCTTTAAGCTCTTTGCCTTCCCAGAAAACCGTTTAAGAAATGCACTAATCGCTGCGTTGTTACTGGGAGCGTCTTTATTGAGCAAAGGCCCCGTATCGCTTTACGCCCTGTTCTTACCTTTCCTTAACAGCTTTTTTCTGGTATTTAAATTTGGCCCGTTTCCAGGAAAATGGAAATACCTGTTGATCTTTTCTATAACAGGCCTTATTGCGGGCAGCTGGTGGTCTATTCTTATTCACTACTATGATGCCGAAGAGATCGCCCGGGTTGCGGCCCTGGAGAGTGGCAGGTGGTTCAATTACAATATAAGGCCCTTCTGGTATTACTGGAGTTTTTTCACCCAAAGCGGAATTTGGACCATCCCGGCATTTATGGGATTATGGTATTGGTATCTCAAATCGCGTGTTTCCAATTTAAAAGCCTATAAATTTTTCCTTTTCTGGACCCTTATATCCTTGTTGTTATTATCAATTATTCCTGAAAAGAAGAGCAGGTACCTGCTTCCGGTATTGATCCCGCTGGCTTCCACCACAGGTTTTTATGTAGAGTATGCCATTAAGAATTTCAGAAATAATTTTACCAAATGGGAACGCATTCCTGTTTATCTCAATTTTATAATCCTCACCTTAATATCCCTTGCAGCCCCCATTCTATTATACAGATTTATGGGAGAATTAAATGCCGCATATTTTGGACTAAGCATCGCGCTGATTAGCCTGGGTGCAGGCTTTGTCTACGGAATGGCAAAGAGAAAAATTGGCCTGTTATTTTCCCTGCAAGCCGCAATGATGATCCTTATAATTAGCCTGGGTTCGCCTTTATTAAGGAGCATTGACCCATCTCATAATACACCTAATGTTGCCGATCTAAGATCCTTTGCTTCTGAAGAAAACCTGAAACTTTATGACTATAATAATTTAATGCCAGAGTTGATCTGGCATTACGGTAGCAGCATACCAAATCTTGAAAAGACACCAGGTGTGCCGCCGGAAAATAAATTCATATTATTGGTTGAAACAGAAGCCTTCCCCTCGTGGAAATCTGAATTTGAAGGATTTGAGGCTAAAAAATGGGGAGTGCTTGACCTGAACCCAACCTATGAAACAGGTAAAAACAAACGGTTGATAAGGGAAATTTACATCCTTACGAAACAGGCACCCTGA